A genomic stretch from Helianthus annuus cultivar XRQ/B chromosome 1, HanXRQr2.0-SUNRISE, whole genome shotgun sequence includes:
- the LOC110936825 gene encoding uncharacterized protein LOC110936825 — protein sequence MAWKMLQREDVEEQASRSQSHFKANKKISLNVHFICSLIKMFTQIHKKPTMSISKPMIISLLSLSVILMLISILIFSTNSYSQTTQILIPSFNLNYFKNTHNTLYPNQEATPTNISHIVFSISGAVKTWHARKHYVESWWRPNGTRGFLFFDQAPIQHLPWPPTSPRVYVSNETMSQKGVPYTIRIARIIKETFNAENKGVRWYVMGDDDTIFFLDNLVDVLNKYDHNGYYYVGMNSESVISNSLFSFVMGFGGAGLVFSYPLANILAKNLDVCLERYKNFHGGDHILQSCVADLGVSLTQVKGFHQIDLHEDISGLLSAHPQTPLVSLHHLDMVEPIFPTMDRPRSLDHLMKSAKADQSRLLQQSICYNHPKNWSFSLSWGYSVHIYEKVLAPSLLQVPIQTFAEWRKGAKPAFMMNTRGLSKNRCDIPHYFYLDSVEEYPGGGERQEVVTSYVRRFPRLPPCLMSGSRSANVVEKILVISPVTRLETEGRRRECCDIVQVEKENVTTIKLRPCMQYEIIG from the exons ATGGCATGGAAAATGTTGCAAAGGGAAGATGTTGAAGAACAAGCATCACGTTCACAATCACATTTTAAAGCTAATAAAAAGATTTCCTTGAATGTCCATTTCATTTGCTCATTAATCAAAATGTTTACACAAATCCATAAAAAACCAACAATGAGCATAAGCAAGCCGATGATCATAAGCTTATTATCGCTCTCGGTAATCTTGATGTTGATCTCGATCTTGATCTTCTCTACCAATTCTTATTCCCAGACAACCCAAATCTTAATACCGAGTTTCAATCTCAATTACTTCAAGAACACCCATAACACCCTCTATCCAAACCAAGAAGCCACCCCTACTAACATCTCCCATATCGTATTTAGCATCTCAGGTGCTGTAAAAACTTGGCATGCAAGAAAACACTACGTCGAATCATGGTGGCGTCCAAATGGAACCCGTGGTTTCCTTTTCTTTGATCAAGCCCCTATACAACACCTCCCTTGGCCCCCCACCTCACCACGCGTATATGTCTCTAATGAGACCATGAGCCAAAAAGGCGTCCCTTACACCATTAGAATCGCGAGAATTATTAAAGAGACATTCAACGCGGAGAACAAAGGTGTGAGGTGGTATGTGATGGGGGATGATGACACCATATTCTTTTTGGATAACTTGGTGGATGTGTTGAATAAGTATGATCACAATGGTTACTATTATGTTGGTATGAATTCAGAAAGTGTTATATCTAATAGTCTATTTTCATTTGTGATGGGATTTGGTGGTGCTGGATTGGTTTTTAGTTACCCTCTTGCTAACATTTTGGCCAAGAATTTAGATGTGTGTTTAGAGAGGTACAAAAATTTTCATGGGGGTGACCATATCTTGCAATCTTGTGTGGCTGATTTGGGGGTTTCACTTACTCAAGTGAAAGGTTTTCATCAG ATTGATCTACACGAGGACATATCAGGACTTTTATCAGCACACCCACAGACTCCTTTGGTCTCTCTACACCACCTTGACATGGTCGAACCGATCTTTCCCACTATGGACCGCCCTCGGTCACTAGACCATTTAATGAAATCCGCAAAAGCCGACCAGTCACGGCTCCTCCAACAAAGCATATGCTACAACCACCCCAAGAACTGGAGTTTCTCCTTGTCTTGGGGCTACTCAGTGCATATATACGAAAAAGTCCTCGCGCCTAGCCTTTTACAAGTACCGATACAGACGTTTGCTGAATGGCGAAAAGGGGCTAAGCCGGCTTTCATGATGAACACTAGGGGTCTTAGCAAGAATCGTTGTGATATTCCTCACTATTTTTACTTGGATTCTGTGGAGGAATATCCTGGTGGAGGCGAGCGGCAGGAGGTGGTGACAAGCTATGTTCGAAGATTTCCACGGTTACCTCCTTGTTTGATGAGCGGGAGTCGATCGGCTAATGTTGTGGAGAAGATTCTCGTGATATCACCGGTGACGAGACTTGAAACG GAGGGAAGAAGGAGAGAATGTTGTGACATTGTACAAGTAGAGAAAGAGAATGTTACAACGATCAAGCTTAGGCCTTGCATGCAATATGAAATAATTGGGTGA
- the LOC110868287 gene encoding methylsterol monooxygenase 2-2, translating to MASLIEAGWTYLITHFSDFQLACVGSFFLHETVFFLSGLPFVYIERAGWLKKYKIQAKNNTTEAQEKCITRLLFYHFCVNLPVMLASYPVFSFMGMKSSLPLPSWKVISTQILFYFIVEDFIFYWGHRILHTKWLYKHVHSVHHEYATPFGLTSEYAHPAEILFLGFATIFGPAITGPHLITLWLWMVVRVLETVEAHCGYHFPWSPSNFLPLYGGSDFHDYHHRLIYTKSGNYASTFVYMDWIFGTDHGYRKLQALKNEEVADIKDN from the exons ATGGCTTCCCTCATTGAAGCTGGTTGGACG TACCTGATCACTCACTTTAGTGACTTTCAGCTGGCATGTGTGGGTAGCTTTTTTCTTCATGAAACTGTCTTCTTCTTATCAGGACTTCCTTTCGTATACATCGAAAGGGCAGGATGGCTCAAAAAGTACAAAATTCAG GCGAAGAATAACACAACTGAAGCTCAAGAGAAATGTATTACTCGCCTACTGTTTTATCATTTTTGTGTCAACCTACCTGTTATGCTTGCATCCTATCCTGTATTCAGCTTCATGGGAATGAAAAGTAGCCTTCCGCTCCCATCCTG GAAAGTGATCTCAACTCAGATACTATTCTACTTCATTGTGGAAGATTTCATATTTTACTGGGGACACAGGATTTTACATACCAAATGGCTGTACAAGCATGTCCATAGCGTCCATCATGA GTACGCGACACCTTTTGGATTGACTTCTGAATATGCTCACCCAGCTGAAATATTGTTCCTCGGATTTGCCACTATTTTCGGTCCTGCCATCACGGGACCTCATCTTATAACTCTTTGGTTGTGGATGGTAGTTAGAGTTCTGGAAACGGTTGAGGCACATTGCGGTTACCATTTCCCGTGGAGCCCCTCAAATTTTCTTCCGTTATATGGAGG CTCGGATTTTCATGATTATCATCACCGACTGATATATACCAAATCGGGCAACTACGCGTCAACTTTTGTCTACATGGACTG GATATTCGGCACAGACCATGGTTACAGAAAACTGCAAGCGCTGAAAAATGAAGAGGTAGCTGATATTAAGGACAACTGA